The genome window GTTGGAGTGTCTTATTTCTCATCGCAGTAGTTTGGGTTGGAGTGTCTTATTTCTCATCGCAGTAGTTTGGATTGGAGTGTCTTATTTCTCATCGCAGTAGTTTGGATTGGAGTGTCTGGTATTTCTCATCGCAGTAGTTTGGGTTGGATTGTCTTATTTCTCAACGCAGTAGTTTGGGTTGGAGTGTCTTATTTCTCATCACAGTAGTTTGGATTGGAGTGTCTGGTATTTCTCAACGCAGTAGTTTGGATTGGAGTGTCTGGTATTTCTCATCGCAGTAGTTTGGATTGGAGTGTCTTATTTCTCATCGCAGTAGTTTGGGTTGGAGTGTCTTATTTCTCATTGCAGAAGTTTGGGTTGGAGTGTCTGGTATTTCTCATCGCAGTAGTTTGGATTGGAGTGTCTTATTTCTCATCGCAGTAGTTTGGGCTGGAGTGTCTTATTTCTCATCGCAGTAGTTTGGGTTGGAGTGTCTTATTTCTCATCGCAGTAGTTTGGGTTGGAGTGTCTGGTATTTCTCATTGCAGTAGTTTGGGTTGGAGTGTCTGGTATTTCTCATCGCAGTAGTTTGGATTGGAGTGTCTTATTTCTCATCGCAGTAGTTTGGATTGGAGTGTCTGGTATTTCTCATCGCAGTAGTTTGGGTTGGAGTGTCTTATTTCTCATCGCAGTAGTTTGGGTTGGAGTGTCTGGTATTTCTCATCGCAGTAGTTTGGGTTGGAGTGTCTTATTTCTCATCGCAGTAGTTTGGATTGGAGTGTCTTATTTCTCATCGCAGTAGTTTGGGTTGGAGTGTCTTATTTCTCAACGCAGTAGTTTGGATTGGAGTGTCTTATTTCTCATCGCAGTAGTTTGGATTGGAGTGTCTGGTATTTCTCATCCCAGTAGTTTGGGTTGGAGTGTCTTATTTCTCATCGCAGTAGTTTGGGTTGGAGTGTCTTATTTCTCATCCCAGTAGTTTGGGTTGGATGTGTTCTATAGTATACTATGTTATGGTTAAATATTTTTCTGCTAGGCTACTTTAtggacagtggtgtaaagtacttcagtaaaaatactttaaagtactacttaagtcgttttttggatatctgtactttactatttatatttttgacaacttttacttcactacattcctgaagaaaataatgtactttttactccttacattttccctgaaatgcaaaaagtactcgttacatttttgaATGGCTAGCAGGACAGggaaattgtctaattcacacacttatcaagagaacatccctggttatctctactgcatctgatctggaggactcactaaacagagaacatccctggtcatccctactgcctctgatctggaggactcactaaacagagaacatccctggtcatccctactgcctctgatctggaggactcactaaacagagaacatccctggtcatccctactgtctctgatctggaggactcactaaacagagaacatccctggtcgtccctactgcctctgatctggaggactcactaaacagagaacatccctggtcatcactactgcctctgatctggaggactcactaaacagagaatatccctggtcctccctactgtctctgatctggaggactcactaaacagagaacatccctggtcatccctactgcctctgatctggaggactcactaaacagagaacatccctggtcatccctactgcctctgatctggaggactcactaaacagagaacatccctggtcatccctactgcctctgatctggaggactcactaaacagagaacatccctggtcatccctactgcctctgatctggaggactcactaaacagagaacatccctggtcatccctactgtctctgatctggaggactcactaaacagagaacatccctggtcatccctactgcctctgatctggaggactcaataaacacacatgcttcgtttgtaaattatgtctgagtgttgaactgtgcccatggctatccgtaaatttaaaaaacaagaaaatcgtgccgtctggtttgcttaatataagacgttttaaatttacatttacatttacatttaagtcatttgaTACTTCAGCATATTTAAaactaaatacttttagacttttactcaagtatgtattttactgggtaactttcacttttacttgagtcattttctaataaggtatctgtacttttactcaagtatgaaaattgggtacttttttccccccactgtttATGGACTGCAGTTACATGACGTTTGGCTTGACAGACAGATACACCAACCCTGTCCTGATTGGTTGCAGGTGGAGGCTGCGGTGCAGGCCGCTAAAGAGGCATTCCCTGATTGGTCAGCCCGTAGCCCAGCTGAGAGAGGTCAGGTGATGAATAAACTGGCTGACCTGATGGAAGCTCACCTGGAAGAGTTCGCCCAGGCTGAGTCACGGGACCAAGGTAATAACCTCTAACCCTTGACCTGATGTAAGCTCACCTGGAAGAGTTCGCCCAGGCTGAGTCACGGGACCAAGGTAATAACCTCTAACCCTTGACCTGATGGAAGCTCACCTGGAAGAGTTCGCCCAGGCTGAGTCACGGGACCAAGGTAATAACCTCTAACCCTTGACCTGATGGAAGCTCACCTGGAAGAGTTCGCCCAGGCTGAGTCACGGGACCAAGGTAATAACCTCTAACCCTTGACCTGATGTAAGCTCACCTGGAAGAGTTCGCCCAGGTAGAGTCACGGGACCAAGGTAATAACCTCTAACCCTTGACCTGATGGAAGCTCACCTGGAAGAGTTCGCCCAGGTAGAGTCACGGGACCAAGGtgctgacccctaacccctgatcTGATGGAAATTTGGCTGGGAAGTCTGGACCACAACAAGACCATTTGACCATACATTGAGACGTTCTGACTCTTAAAGACACCATAACTTTTGATTGTGCTTGACATTACAACATTGTTTCCTTGCTGAAGGAAAACCGCTTCCTCCAGCGACTGTATTACTGTGTTCCAGGTAAAACCGCTTCCTCCTgcgactgtgttactgtgttctaGGTAAAACAGCTTCCTCCTGCAACTGTATTACTGTGTTCCAGGTAAAACCGCTTCCTCCTGCGACTGTATTACTGTGTTCCAGGTAAAACAGCTTCCTCCGGCGACTGTATTACTGTGTTCCAGGTAAAACAGTTTCCTCCTGCGACTGTATTACTGTGTTCCAGCTAAAACAGTTTCCTCCTGCGACTGTATTACTGTGTTCCAGGTAAAACAGTTTCCTCCTGCGACTGTATTACTGTGTTCCCAGGGCAAACCGTTTCCTCCTGCGACTGTATAACTGTGTTCCAGGTAAAACCGTTTCCTCTTGCGACTGTATTACTGTGTTCCAGCTAGAACAGTTTCCTCCTGCGACTGTATGACTGTGTTCCAGGTAAAACCGTTTCCtcctgtgtgtctgactgtgttccaggtaaaacaatttcctcctgtgtgtctgactgtgttcCAGGTCAAACAGGTTCCTCCTGCGACTGAATTACTGTGTTCCAGGTAAAACAGGTtcctcctgtgtgtctgtctgtgttccaggTAAAACCGTTTCCtcctgtgtgtctgactgtgttcCAGGTAAAACCGTTTCCtcctgtgtgtctgactgtgttccaggtaaaaccatttcctcctgtgtgtctgactgtattACTGTGTTCCAGGTAAAGCCGTTTCCtcctgtgtgtctgactgtgttcCAGGTAAAACCGTTTCCtcctgtgtgtctgactgtgttcCAGGTAAAACCGTTTCCtcctgtgtgtctgactgtgttcCAGGTAAAACCGTTTCCtcctgtgtgtctgactgtgttcCAGGTAAAAACCGGTTCCTCCTGTGTGTCTGATtgtgttccaggtaaaacccGTTTCCtcctgtgtgtctgactgtgttccaggtaaaacccatttcctcctgtgtgtctgactgtgttcCAGGTAAAAACCGTTTCCtcctgtgtgtctgactgtgttcCAGGTAAAACCGTTTCCtcctgtgtgtctgactgtgttcCAGGTAAAACCGTAGTGTTTGCCCGTACAGTGGATGTCCCGCGGGCGGTGTATAACTTTAGGTTCTTTGCCTCTTCTGTTCTCCACCACACCACCGACTGCAGTACCATGGACCATCTGGGCTGTATTAACTACACTGTCCGTAGTCCTGTGGGAGTGGGTGAGTCCTAGCTGTCTGTGGGGggtggggtctgtgtgtgtgggggggggtctgtgtgtgtgtggggggggtctgtgtgtgtgtgggggttctgtgtgtgtgtggggggggttctgtgtgtgtgtgggggggttccatgtgtggggggggttctgtgtgtgtgtagggggtctgtgtgtgtggggagggttctgtgtgtatgggggggttctgtgtgtgtgtgggggggttccatgtgtgggggggggttctgtgtgtgggggggggttctgtgcgtgtgtgggggggttccatgtgtgggggggttctgtgtgtgtgtagggggtctgtgtgtgtgggggggttctgtgtgtgtgtgtgggggggttctgtgtgtgtgggggggttctgtgtgtgtggggggggttctgcgtgtgggggggttctgtgtgtgtgtggggggggtctgtgtgtgtgggggtttctgtgtgtgggggggtctgtgtgtggggggggtctgtgtgtgggggggggggttctgtgtgtggtgggggtctGTGTGCgggggggtctgtgtgtgggggggctgtgtgtggggggtctgtgtgtgtgggggtctgcgtgtgtgtgtgggagaccAGGCCTTGATGAACTAAAAGCTTTTGAAGTTATAAAGCTGTCTCCAGACTCAGACACACCAATAGTGTTTGGCTGCTGAGAGAACTTAGTGAACCGAGTGCAAAACAATTTTACATGTAGAATCACGCCAATAAATGTGTCAGTCATCGCGCTGAACGATCAGTAGACAACGGGAGATCCACAGCCCGCTGATCGATCAGTAGACAACGGGAGATCCACAGCCCGCTGAACGATCAGTAGACAACGGGAGATCCACAGCCCGCTGATCGATCAGTAGACAACGGGAGATCCACAGCGACCTGATCGATCAGTAGACAACGGGAGATCCACAGCGACCTGATCGATCAGTAGACAACGGGAGATCCACAGCGACCTGAAATGTGTGCAAACCCTTTAAAGTCCTGTTTAAAGCCTGGGAAATGTTTATGGGTTAGAGGGGCCTTGTTTGTTATGGGTATTGCAGTAAGGGTATCTCTcaaagtgcaccctattccctatgtagttgtactactttagacccgaaccctatgagccctggtcaacagtagtgcactatgaagggaataggatgccatagagccctggtcaacagtagtgcactatatagggaatagggtgccatagagccctggtcaacagtagtgcactatatagggaatagggtgccatagagccctggtcaacagtagtgcactatatagggaatagggtaccatagagccctggtcaacagtagtgcactatatagggaatagggtgccatttgagacgcagttAGAGAGTGAAGGTCTCTACTACTCGGTTAATATAGGGGTGGTTTTATTAACTTACCAACTCTTTCTGattccgtgtgtgtgtttgtgtgtgtgtgtgtgtgtgtgtgtgtgtgtgtgtgtgtgtgtgtgtgtgtgtgtgtgtgtgtgtgtgtgtgtgtgtgtctgtgtgtgtgtgtgtgtatatatatatatatagctggtCTGATCAGTCCCTGGAACCTGCCTCTATACCTGCTCACCTGGAAGATCGCTCCGGCTGTTGCTACGGGCAACACGGTGGTTGCTAAGCCCAGCGAGATGACCTCGGTAACCGCCTGGATGATGTGCAAACTACTGGAGGAAGCcggtaggactacactacccacaacgcAACACACCTCACTTCATTACAACTAATCAGCAATGACACTGGGAAAAAAACTAGACTGGTGAAAGCAAactcctctttctctccgtctccctcccttctcctcttctctcccccaggTTTTCCTCCGGGTGTGGTCAACATGGTGTTCGGCACAGGCCCGCGGGCGGGCGACGCTCTCGTGGGCCACCCTGACGTCCCATTGGTCAGTTTCACGGGCTCCACGGCGACGGCCCAGCGGATCACGGAGCGCTCTGCTCCGTTCTGTAAGAAGCTGAGTCTGGAGCTGGGTGGGAAGAACCCTGCCATCATCTTCTCAGACGCCGACCTAGACCAAGCCGTCACCACCACCGTACGATCCTCCTTCTCCAATCAGGTGAGAGTAAGACTCAGGATGGGCCaatagagtgagagagggacTCAGAATGAGCCAATAGGGTAAGAGGGGGACTCAAGATGGATCAATAGGGTAAGAGGGGGACTCAGGATGAGCCAATAGGGTAAGAGGGGGACTCAGGATGAGTCAATAGGGTAAGAGGGGGACTCAGGATGGGCCAATAGGGTAAGAGGGGGACTCAGAATGAGCCAATAGGGTAAGAGGGGGACTCAGGATGAGCCAATAGTGCGAGAGCAtcatcagaatttgttcttatctgacttgcctagttaaataaaggtaaaagaaaAAAAGAGGCTGGCCAATCGTGGAATATTGAGTTTGCAGTTGAGTGAGATGatacaaacattatattaatgCTTAGATAAAAGAAATGCATTGGTAGAAGTGTCATTTTTTATCAGCTGTGTTCATGACCGTTTTATACATGAAACCCTTCTGAATGACCCTTATTAATAAAGAGAGGTTCTGATCTGGGACATGAAGGTTGCAAGTTCATGTGTTGGCCACATGGGGGTGGCATGTCTCACATTTTGCTAGCTGACAGTAAAATGAACgacttcttcctcctcctcttcctcctcaccaGGGTGAGATCTGTCTGTGCACCAGTAGGATCTACGTAGAGAGGAGTATTTACCCAGAGTTCCTGAAGAGGTTTGTGGCGGCTACGCGGGAATGGAAGACTGGCTCTCCCTCCGACCCTGACAACGATAACGGAGCTCTGGTCAGCAGAGAACACCTGGAGAAGGTATGACGTCACATAATATCCATGGTATataccagtgtttcccctaggagttttgtttttggtgggatggagtttttggccTGCCTTGTGACATCACCAGTAAGATGGAGtaccaaacctctctgccaatagcaGCTATTTTTCCTCTCCCCACTAAGACCACTGGGTTACACTCCTAGCAGAAGtcttgctctttgctaagaaacatttctgtttctttttgatcattttaattgaaaacaatcacagtaaggtacttaattattacccagaaatgatttgacattgagaaagaaaaaaaaaaaaacggctgcattggacctttaaagctaatttcctgcaattctacacatttttccctTTTTTAAAGTAActtcttaaaagttaatattcCGTTAATTCacacccaaataatgttgttgacttatCCTATACTTGTATTTGCGGCCAAAGCATAAATTAAAGAAAAAATACTTACTTCAACAATCCCACCTCAAAcgtgtatctcaaacagaccgtttTGGAAAATGCTGTCTATTTCCTAGAGTATGATGTCATACTTCTGAGGAGggtgagctggccaatcagcggtcta of Salmo trutta chromosome 1, fSalTru1.1, whole genome shotgun sequence contains these proteins:
- the aldh8a1 gene encoding 2-aminomuconic semialdehyde dehydrogenase isoform X1 — encoded protein: MSKTVDHRTHLVLENYIGGKFVPVSRHIDSYDPSTGEVYCKVPDSGTDEVEAAVQAAKEAFPDWSARSPAERGQVMNKLADLMEAHLEEFAQAESRDQGKTVVFARTVDVPRAVYNFRFFASSVLHHTTDCSTMDHLGCINYTVRSPVGVAGLISPWNLPLYLLTWKIAPAVATGNTVVAKPSEMTSVTAWMMCKLLEEAGFPPGVVNMVFGTGPRAGDALVGHPDVPLVSFTGSTATAQRITERSAPFCKKLSLELGGKNPAIIFSDADLDQAVTTTVRSSFSNQGEICLCTSRIYVERSIYPEFLKRFVAATREWKTGSPSDPDNDNGALVSREHLEKVRSFVTLARSEGATVLCGEGKDPLVLPERNANGYFLRPTVITGVAESSRVMQDEIFGPVVCVNPFDGEDEAVDKGNGVRYGLAATVWTRDVGRVHRVARRLEAGLVWTNCWLVRDLNLPFGGVKSSGVGREGGRDSYHFFTEVKTITVKH
- the aldh8a1 gene encoding 2-aminomuconic semialdehyde dehydrogenase isoform X2, with translation MEAHLEEFAQAESRDQGKTVVFARTVDVPRAVYNFRFFASSVLHHTTDCSTMDHLGCINYTVRSPVGVAGLISPWNLPLYLLTWKIAPAVATGNTVVAKPSEMTSVTAWMMCKLLEEAGFPPGVVNMVFGTGPRAGDALVGHPDVPLVSFTGSTATAQRITERSAPFCKKLSLELGGKNPAIIFSDADLDQAVTTTVRSSFSNQGEICLCTSRIYVERSIYPEFLKRFVAATREWKTGSPSDPDNDNGALVSREHLEKVRSFVTLARSEGATVLCGEGKDPLVLPERNANGYFLRPTVITGVAESSRVMQDEIFGPVVCVNPFDGEDEAVDKGNGVRYGLAATVWTRDVGRVHRVARRLEAGLVWTNCWLVRDLNLPFGGVKSSGVGREGGRDSYHFFTEVKTITVKH
- the aldh8a1 gene encoding 2-aminomuconic semialdehyde dehydrogenase isoform X3, producing MEAHLEEFAQVESRDQGKTVVFARTVDVPRAVYNFRFFASSVLHHTTDCSTMDHLGCINYTVRSPVGVAGLISPWNLPLYLLTWKIAPAVATGNTVVAKPSEMTSVTAWMMCKLLEEAGFPPGVVNMVFGTGPRAGDALVGHPDVPLVSFTGSTATAQRITERSAPFCKKLSLELGGKNPAIIFSDADLDQAVTTTVRSSFSNQGEICLCTSRIYVERSIYPEFLKRFVAATREWKTGSPSDPDNDNGALVSREHLEKVRSFVTLARSEGATVLCGEGKDPLVLPERNANGYFLRPTVITGVAESSRVMQDEIFGPVVCVNPFDGEDEAVDKGNGVRYGLAATVWTRDVGRVHRVARRLEAGLVWTNCWLVRDLNLPFGGVKSSGVGREGGRDSYHFFTEVKTITVKH